The sequence CCTTAATTATGGAATTATAACTAGTCCCAATaatgaattattaataaaaaaaattgagaccAGTTATTAACGGATGAGATCCTTTGTCCCACTatttagtgtgtaccaccgtgtaccacttttaatttatctattttataattatttttataaaaataaaaaatattattatattatgaactctaattaatatttagagttcgagggttttttaggacagtaacttagattgatttggaaattaggacaataactttcgaacttgtaaaaataggacactaatttttttttagagtaaaataggacactaattaataagtattgcatccgcaggacattttttAGCCAATTATGGgctgagaaatgtcctatttttacgacgcttattaattagtgtcctattttactctaaaaaaataattagtgtcctatttttacaattccgaaagttattgtcctaattttcaaattaatctaagttaatgtcctaaaaaatcccctgactctaatatttatcactaaaaattaaaatttaaaaaaaattatataccctaattttgaattaatgaacccaaataattaattattaattcaaatgaatataaaaaaataattataaaccctgattagatgagtgaacccttgttatctttttattatattaaagcataataaattaaagggttaattctctctaaatccttaaactatagtcatttttcatttttaccctcaatctttgaacttcccatAAAAAACCACCAACTATTGATTTATCCTAATATTCCCATGACGGAATTTCCGGCCAAATTCGAGCACACGTGGAATCGGAATTAAGTGACGTGGACACGCCAAATTTCTTGCTTGTTATTCTTCAATTTGTCACCGTTCTACCACGTCCACCACCTTCTTCTCAAAGTCCGATCGCCGCCGCTCATCTCCTCCAAAAAACCGGCAGACTACCACCTTCATCCCTGTCTGTTACAGATTGCCCCGACGACCGCTCTCCTCAAAGGCTCCGTGGTCCCAAGATCCGACCTGAGAACCCTTCTCTCTGATCCACGTTTTCAGAGTTGCAGCTAGGGTTTTTCCCCCTCttcgcgccgcctagggtttgcGCCGTAAATAGCAGCACCGCCCTGACCTGCCTCCTCCGGTGAGCCTCTGTCTCCCAGTCACGTCGCCTAACGCCCCGAGCCTCTTCAAATTTGGTATTTGAGTGGAAGAGAGAGGgatgagggggggggggggcgaaGTGGGTTTTCAAACGTGGGTTTTCAATCGGCGCCGGGAATCGAGtggaggagagagggagagggagggggaagggggaggaAGTGGTGGCGGTGGGGGATAGGGGAAGGGGGAGAGTCGACGGAGGTCCCAGAAAATGTCGGTCCTCAAGCCGGCGTCGCCTGAGCTCGCTCGCCGCCTCTGAAATTCCGGCGGAGTCGACGCCGCTCTTCAGCTTGTGCCGTCTCCTGGAAACCGCCGTCCCAAGAATCTGGGCGGTTGTGGCGGTGAGAGAAAGGGGGGGAGCCAGACGGGGGGAGAGGGGGATGggggaagagagaaagagagtgacgtgggagggggagggtgggtgtgatttgCTATGTATAGGGTGATTTGGCTTGAATAACGCCACATAGGAAAATTCCGACTtcggatttggccggaaaacccgtcatgggaaaattaggaaaaattgaaagttggggGTTTTTtgtgggaagttcaaagattgatggaaaaaatggaaaatgacTATAAATTAAGGATTTAGAGCgaattaaccctaaattaaaattgaagaaaatattattaaaaattataacaaattaagagtggtacacactaaattgtgggacaTGATCCCATccgaattattaattaaaagttaaatactgaaaaaatgttattataAACATTATATATTGAATATTAGTAAACGCTAATTAGTAATTAACAAACAAACGGAATCCAGAAATATATTATTTCAGCCCATCATCTGATCTCTCTATTCCTGAAACCCTcgaaataaatacaaaaacctAACACCCTCGCCACTTCAAATACAAAAAcctaaaaccctaaaaaatataTCGAAGCTTGGGTATGGAGATCGGAAAAAGTAGACGAAAATCTCTCCATCTTCCCGGAGAAACCATTGAAGAAATACTATCCAGACTTGCGGTGAATTCAGTTTTGAAGTTCAGGTGCGTTTCGAAATCATGGGGCTCTTTAATTGATAGCGAACGTTTCATCAAAACCCATCatcaaaattcaattaaaaaccCATCTTTCCCCCAACAAAGGCTCATTTTAAAGAACTACTTTTTTGAACATTTTGATGATTGGCCTCCGCAATGTTGTTCTCTGCTGTCGGTTATGAGTGAGCCAGCAAATACTATCTCTTTATCTCCTTTAGCTGTTCCAACGAATACTACATTGATGCGATTTTTAATATTGGGGTGCTATAACGGGCTTCTCTGCATTCTCGAGCAACCAAGTGGAATTTACTCGTGGAACCCATCCACTGGATTCTCCAGGAATCTGCCAGAGCAACCATGTAGAATTCACCTGTGGAATCCATCCACTGGAATCTCCAAGAAATTGCCAGAAATTTCTAATGTCTGCTATGTTCATAATTTTGGATTCGGTTGGGTTGAATCGAGTGGTGAGTACAAGGTGTTTGTGAGTGTGGCTAATCTTGATAATTACGAGAGGAAGTGGGTTGGTAAAGTTTATAGTTCAAAGacaaaatcatggaaaacaaTAGAGCGCTGCGAGGAATATGAATATACATATCCTTGCAAAGAGGGGGTGTTTGCAGGTGGGAAGCTTTACTGGACGAATAATAATGGATATAAAGAAGATATTATTTTCTTGGACTTGAAGAGTGAGGTGTTTGGAAGGATTAAGCTTCCCTTTGATCACGAGTTTTGCGTGGAAGAGCCCTGGTTTGTGGGTGTGCTTGGTGGTTGCCTTTGCGCGCTAGATTATTTTGGAACAGACGTCGTTCAAGTTTGGGTTATGAAGGAGTCTTGGGAGAAAGTGGTGACTCTTTCTCATCTTCTTGAGCTTCTTCAACCACCACCATTGGTGGTGGGTCTAAAGGGAGAGGTTTTGGTAAATTGTGGATTCATTTTGTTGGTTTTTGATCGTCAGGATAATGTGTTCCGTTGTCCCGAGGTTTGTCGTCGTTACAGTTCAACTCTTGTCTATGTTGAAAGTTTAGTCTCGCCAGAAGATTTATGAAAGATGAAAATAAAGTCTTAGAACATGATGATGAGTGGTTTCGTAGCTTTTTTTGATGATGTGTATTGTTTCTTAAGAATTGAAGctcttttctttctctctctatatatagtCTATAGAACTTGTGTTCACATCATGAACTAAATAATTCAATGTCTCTATACAAATAAAACATTGTGGTTATTCTCTTATCTGATGTGATTATTTCTCGATCTAGCTCGAAATGCCATATCAATTAACGAGGAGTTTCATGGTTTTATTGAAGACCAAACTGAGTTTTATTTCATATTAAGTTGATTTAATTTCTAGATAGAACTTTTCAGGTTTCCTATACAATATGCAGATTGTTGAGAACACTGATTACATATGCAGATTTCGATGAGtattcttataaaataaataacatgatTTTTGCtaaaagacataatttaaatcaaTCGCTTCTTGTATTGATATCTCAATTTAGATTACTGAATTGGCTTAAACTAATAATCGTAATTTGTATGATCATAACTGGTCTACATTAGTAGACTTAACTAAATGTTTAAAAAGGGTGGGTCATTACATGATCTTCATTAGCTATTAATTGTTGGGTGATGGTATTACAGcccctttttaaaataatagtaataataattaaatagaaatttactattttgctcGATATTCTATAGctcacaaattaaaataaattgtacgtaaattaacaatttaatttaaataaagctgAAAGAATAAATACGTATAGCTCCTATCGTAATCTAAGAATATTTATAGCCCCTATCATAATCTGATTAAGAAACATGTTTATACATTTATAAACTCTAAAAAGAACTGTATAGTCCCCAACTCAAAAATTTAAGAACCACGTGAAATTTCGGTTGATTTTCCTAATTTTCTTTTAGTTTAATACTTTTTTAGAGTTCTATGATGCAAATATTGGACGAAAATAATTTTTGTGATCTCAATCAAGTTCCCTCTCAATTTAAACTTTTTTAAAGTTTAATACTTTTTTAGAGTTCTAAGATTTTCCTAATTTTATGCTTCATTATGAACTTCAAATTTCCCTCTCAATTTGGCTGTCATCTCATTAACAATTTGGAATAAAAATTTGTTGGATgtaagagtggtacacactaaattgtgggacagaggatcccatctaattattaattaaaagttaaatattgaaaaaatctattatataataggattaagccttaacctatgtggcatatctaaaatctcaccatttcaaaatttaccatatataatcttcatcatttattaattaattaactattatattctatataaagattcattaatcataataaatataattaataataaatgtatatatataataatattaacattacatataatctaaattaataaattttattatttattttttctagataaaaattagatttacatgtttgataagaaaaaaaattataatctatatacgataaattattttaattgaatgttagtgattagatgtatatttgttattaattttatatttctcaatagcgtacatattatatatatatatatatatgttgcaatatattatattatatgaatataatatatatatataatatttatattcttaatttttaataaaattaattttaaattaagtttgaattgagacatgcacgtatatgtaaattataaacgggtccggtcattgatttacatgtttgcataataaggcacaaattctataaactgattactttaaaacaaaatcttattttatgtctatcaaaataattaaaattttatttttattttttataaaataaatccatacattttatttatatagagaagaaaaatatatttttcatttctgcaaattttatttgtttctgttcgtccattactacaataataataataataataatagataaattatgaaattagtaatgcataaatgaagaatttaaataaagaacaatagaggatatgatgttaaaatatattagaaatctttaatcatgtatcaaatttataataatctcaatcgagtgaagaattcatataaatcacctcatttcacattgagtatttttataagatttcaccaaaataaaacttatacaagaataagctcttgctctccaaattaaaaatttacatttaattggcagaatgattgagactaatacaatttgaattgtttcgtcaatttaatttgacaaaatttatttaattaaatacatggtctaattaatttaatttgaaaaaataaattagtttgattaagtaaattatttcttcaatttaatttgattataaaataatatattttgtataaaattttaaaaataaaatttggattcaacatagattttttatgaaaatttatcaattaaattactaaataaattaatacaatttgaatctcgtgtcaactttcttaagctacacatgatatgattttcaaaacttagttatggtctttcaaacttcaaacaagataatgttcacgagtcaattttattctttcaattttcagacggaatgatgctcgaaactcaagatttgaagataattaatgttcacgagtccattttattctttcaaatttcaaacgaaatgatgctcgaaattcaattatgatatttcaagctccaaatgaaataatgcacaaaaaattgccaagatttttcaagctgcatacaagagtatgtttagaagttagttctgatcttacaagctaaagatgataatgatctttaaagctacacacaagataattcttgtaacttaattgtggtcattcaaagttcaaatgagatgatactcacaagttaaatttatttttttaaactccaaacgagatgattcttggaacccaattataatatttagaactaataatgcataaaagtttgtcaagattttttcaagttccatacaaaatgatgtttacaagttagttatgatgttagaagctccaaatcatacaatctcacaagtcaactttgatttttaaagctccagatagtgatgttaaaaaaacttgacgcataaaagttcattttttgtattttaaggtctagacgagatgatactcaaaagtctgatgttcaaacgttagttgtcgtcttccgaaattatgattatgatatgatcctacaaggttcacacgagatgatgctcaaatgaaataaaattttcaatatcgatacatttttcaaaatattattaaataaaaatctacataaaaagaatatttattattctaataaaaggttaatatttaattaaggaatatgattcaaattaatataatttcaactatattattttaaattaaataaatttaagcGAAAAGAGAATGGGGAGTGTGGCTGAAAGTTCCGGATTGACGGGGAACCATACTCTCCGGCAATAAGTGGATAAGATCAGAGGAGTCAGTGGCAAACCCTACTGATATAGGCGGCGGACTCTAGGGTTTCTGATGCTAGGGTTTCTCCTGATCCAAAACGGAAGGCTCCGAAAAATCAGGGGGCTATTATTATCAGTAAAGAGAAAATATATTCCCAAGATATGGTACCTCAAACCAAGGAACGGATGGTTTTGCGGGAGATCAGCAACGAACCTTTCCTTGGAGATTCCATGACTATTGATGATTCTCCTACGTGTCTTCTTGACGAGCGAAAACGTAGGCGTGGTGGTGTGGATAATGATCTTGTTCCTTCTTCTACGTTGGTTACTTTTCCTGCTGGATTTCCCAAGGATGGTTCCGACGTCTCTACTACTCAAACGGCGGGCTCCGGATTCGGAGTCGGCCGGGCCCAATGAATACGTTAAGTTGGAACTGCAGGGGATTGGGCCAACCTCTTGCAGTTCCGATCATCAATGAACTCACGCGAGTTCATAGGCCAAACTTTATCTTCCTTTGTGAGACTATTTCTACTCGGTCTCGCATGGAAGAAATTCGCTCTCGTTTGAACTTTGAAGGTTGTTTTGTTGTTGACTGTGTTGGTCGAAGTGGTGGTTTATGTATGTTATGGAAGACTTCGGCCTCTTGTCGTTTACTTGGTTACTCAAACAATCATATTGATATGTTAATTACTGATCCTAGAGGCGAATGGCGCCTCACTGGTTTTTATGGGTTTCCTGAGAGACATCGTAGGCGGGAGTCGTGGAACCTGTTACGTCGGCTTGCTGGCCTTCACTCCTACCCTTGGATAATTATTGGGGATTTTAATGACTTGCTTGATCCTGGAGATAAGCGAGGACGAGTGCCTCATCCCCAATGGCTTTATACTGGTTTTCGTTCGACGGTGCTGGATTGTGGCCTCTCAGATGTTCCTTTGTTGGGTTATCAGTTCACTTGGACTCGTGGTTTGGGTACGGCGAACTTTGTGGAGGAACGGTTGGATAGAGGTTTGGCTACCGCTAACTGGAAAGCTCTTTTTCCTGGAGCCTCTTTAACGCCGCTCACTGTCCCTATGTCGGATCACGTTCCTATTCTTTTAAAGTGCATAAATGAGGTAAACTTGTTGCCTAGTAGAAGATTTCGTTTTGAGAACAGTCGGTGTTTGGAGTCTGATCTACCTACGGTGGTTAAGAATTGTTGGACTAATCTTAACGGGATCAACATTTTGGATAGGCTCACGGCTGTATCAGACTCTCTCTCTATTTGGGCTCGTCATATCCGCAAGAAGAAGGGTTTCGATAAGACTCGAATTCAATCTCTTATTGCGTCTCTTCAAGGTAGATCTGATGCGAGATCTGTTAGTCGTCTAAAAGCTGCTCGAGCTGAGCTCGCACAATCGTTTCTCCAAGAGGAGGCCTATTGGAAACAACGTGCTAAGCAGCATTGGTTAAAAGATGGCGACATGAACACCAAATTTTTCCATGTTATGGCTTCGGCTAGGCGCAAGAAGAATTCTATTTTGAAGTTGCAAAAGGATGATGGGGCATGGACTAGCAATTTGGATGAAGTCAAGGAGGTTGCCCggaattatttttgtaatctTTTTGATATGCCGCAAGGACAGCAAGATTTCCACAAAGTCCTTGATAGACTACGCCCTTGTATTGACAATGAGAAAAATTCTGAACTTACGAAAGCCTTCACTATTGAGGAATTTCATACGGCGTTGTTTCAAATGCATCCGGACAAGTCTCCTGGTCCGGATGGTTTTAATCCCAAGTTCTACCAGAATTTTTGGAACGTTTTGGGTAAAGATATCTTCAACAGTTGCTCTACTTGGCTCCGTGAGGGCGCTTTCCCGACAGGTTTGAACCATACTTTGATTGCTCTAATCCCTAAAGTTGATTCTCCTGCCAGCATGAAAGAACTTCGCCCCATTGCGTTGTGTAATGTTTTATATAAGATAGTTTCTAAGGTGCTTTGTAATCGTTTGAAGGCGGCTTTGCCAGATATCATTGACCGGGCTCAGTCGGCTTTCGTGGAGGGGAGGTTTATTCAAGATAATATTCTTATTGCCTTCGAAACTATTCACACTATGAAACGCAAGACAAGGGGAAAATTTGGATCTTTTGCTTTTAAGATTGATATAAGTAAAGCATACGACAGAGTGAACTGGGGTTATCTCGATGCTGTGTTGAGGCGTTTGGGTTTCTGTAACAAATGGCGTGACTGGATTCGTATGTGTGTCCAAACGGTGACCTATGACGTGCTCGTCAATAATGCTGCGGTGGGTCCTATTATGCCAAGAAGAGGTCTTCGGCAAAGAGATCCGCTTTCTCCTTATTTATTCATTCTCTGCGCCGAAGGACTTTCTGCTATGGTTAAGCATGAAACTGACAGAGGTTCGATGCATGGAGTTAAGTTGGGTCGAGGGGGTCCAGAGATTTCCCACCTTATGTTTGCAGATGATTGTCTGTTCTTTTGTCGTGCAACGAGACAAGAATGTGAGGTGCTTAAACATGTTCTTCGAGATTATGAGGAAGCCTCGGGGCAAGCTATCAATTTATCGAAGTCAGGGATTTTCTTTAGTACTAATGTGAGCAGTGAGACTCGGGCAGATATCTCCTCTTTTATGAACGTTTCCCTTCCACTCAATACCGGAAGATACCTTGGCCTTCCCTCGCTTGTGGGGcggaaaaaaaaggaaattttTAACTATCTTCGGGATAGATTGTGGCAGCGCATACAAAGCTGGAATGGTAAGAAACTTTCGAAGGCGGGAAAGGAAATACTGATTAAAGGCGTTGCACAGGCACTCCCATCTTTTTGTATGGGCATCTTTTCTCTTCCTGTTGGTTTAACCGATGAGATGGAACGTATGTTAAATGCGTTCTGGTGGGGAAACAAGGGGGCTGATACTAGAAGTATACATTGGTTAAAATGGGAGAGATTATGTGTTGATAAGAGTTTAGGAGGTTTGGGGTTTCGGAGTTTACAATTGTTGAATACAGCGATGTTGGGAAAGATTGGCTGGCGGTTGATTGAAGACCCGGATGCTCTTATGTGTCAAGTTCTGAAATCGAAATATTTTCCGAATGGTGATTTCCTATCGGCAAAAGTGGGTCATTGTCCGAGTTTCACTTGGCGAAGTATTTGTTCGGCCCAAGAATTGATTAGGAAAGGAACCAGGTGGAGGATTGGTAATGGCTCGGGGGTGCGGTTTTACAAAGACCCTTGGCTGAGGACGAAAGATTCTTTCAAGGTGTCGTCTACTCTTTGTCCTCCTGGTCTCGAAGATATCACGGTCCAAGAAGTGTTGTCTCCTTAAACTAACTTTTGGGATATTGATTTGCTTCATGAACTGGTGCCGGAGAATGAGGTCAGGGAGATTATTAGCGTGCCGCTGTTGCCTTCTGCTGGCCCGGATAAGCTTATTTGGCATCATTCTAATAATGGTCGTTATTCGGTGAAGTCCGCTTACAATCTTGCTAGTTCCCTCACTTTGGATACTATGCATAATGTGGATGGTTCTTGGAAGAGGTTATGGAAAATTGACGTACCACCGAAAGTGAAGATTTTTTTGTGGCGAGCGGCAAGAAACAATCTCCCTTCTAAGGAGAGACTTTTAGCTCGGGGCGTTGCGGTTGGAGGCGAATGTCCAACATGTAAACAAGGGTATGAGAATTTATGGCATACCTTCTTTGCTTGTCCTTTTGCAGAGGACTGTTGGAGAAGTAGTAATTTGCATGATGACATCC comes from Salvia miltiorrhiza cultivar Shanhuang (shh) chromosome 3, IMPLAD_Smil_shh, whole genome shotgun sequence and encodes:
- the LOC131018403 gene encoding F-box/kelch-repeat protein At3g06240-like, yielding MSEPANTISLSPLAVPTNTTLMRFLILGCYNGLLCILEQPSGIYSWNPSTGFSRNLPEQPCRIHLWNPSTGISKKLPEISNVCYVHNFGFGWVESSGEYKVFVSVANLDNYERKWVGKVYSSKTKSWKTIERCEEYEYTYPCKEGVFAGGKLYWTNNNGYKEDIIFLDLKSEVFGRIKLPFDHEFCVEEPWFVGVLGGCLCALDYFGTDVVQVWVMKESWEKVVTLSHLLELLQPPPLVVGLKGEVLVNCGFILLVFDRQDNVFRCPEVCRRYSSTLVYVESLVSPEDL